One genomic segment of Chitinophaga sancti includes these proteins:
- a CDS encoding glycoside hydrolase family 78 protein — protein MQRLLFCLLCCLPGFLYAQVNWSGSWITNTTDTTITKAPFFRKVFHTGKPLQSAVAYVSGVGYHVLYVNGKPVTDAVLEQGYTRYDKRLLYNTYDITSLLANGDNVVAAELGNGWYNVQSHAVWEFHKAPWRNTPRMLINILFTYKDGSKETIVTDRSWKCTTGPSQYNNLYTGEIYDARAELPGWNKLGYNDASWQTALETHSPGGVLVPQEMPSIKIIRRIKPVSVKQVDKDEYLFDMGQNFAGVVTLKVKGTAGTKVTLSYREVLKDGKIDLAHNTEHMRSWPGELPFQTDVYILKGNGGIETFTPQFTYHGFQYVSVKTDAKLDKNSIEGLFYSTDFEEAGHFTSSDPMINKLYEAARQSYRSNFLSIPTDCPQREKNGWTADAHISAEIGLWNYKSAPGYRKWLNDIRDAQTPDGSIPGIVPSNGWGYDRKDFTFGPAWGSALPIITWYLYLYEGDTAAVRENYDAIKKYTDLLTSEAQNHIFKMGLGDWMSLVETPVPFTSTACYYTDAVLVSKMARILGKDEDVTAYTALAEKISAAFNKEYYNAQTMQYNVTTATALSTTVYHELVPKPALTKTVDQLAKKITDNHYHADFGVLGTKYVLPSLSDNGHVELAMKMLTDTGYAGWAHWIANGATSLFEDWPGELSHNHIFFGDYCAWFYKTLAGIRPDETAPGFKHFFIQPSFVSQLTFAKADYQCRYGKIVSSWKREGKQVILEVEVPANTTATLKLQGKKDQLLQPGKHKLTI, from the coding sequence TTGCAACGTCTTTTATTTTGCCTGCTATGTTGCCTGCCCGGTTTCCTGTATGCACAGGTCAACTGGTCAGGTAGCTGGATCACGAATACCACAGATACCACTATCACGAAAGCACCTTTTTTCAGGAAAGTCTTTCACACGGGTAAGCCATTGCAAAGTGCAGTAGCTTATGTATCCGGTGTAGGGTATCATGTGTTGTATGTAAACGGAAAACCTGTCACCGATGCAGTGCTGGAACAGGGCTATACCCGCTATGACAAAAGATTGCTGTACAACACCTACGACATTACCTCCCTGTTGGCTAATGGCGACAACGTCGTAGCAGCAGAACTGGGAAATGGCTGGTACAATGTACAATCCCATGCAGTATGGGAATTTCACAAAGCACCGTGGCGCAATACACCCCGCATGCTCATCAACATCCTGTTCACCTACAAAGATGGTAGTAAAGAAACCATCGTTACGGATCGCAGCTGGAAGTGCACCACCGGACCTAGCCAGTACAACAACCTGTACACCGGCGAAATCTACGATGCCCGTGCAGAACTACCTGGCTGGAACAAGCTGGGATACAATGATGCCAGCTGGCAGACCGCCCTTGAAACCCATTCTCCCGGTGGTGTACTGGTACCACAGGAAATGCCTTCTATTAAGATCATCAGGCGTATCAAACCTGTAAGTGTAAAGCAGGTAGATAAGGATGAATATCTTTTTGATATGGGCCAGAATTTTGCTGGCGTTGTGACCTTAAAAGTAAAAGGTACAGCAGGTACAAAAGTGACCCTATCTTACAGAGAAGTATTGAAAGATGGGAAAATAGACCTTGCTCATAACACAGAACACATGCGTAGCTGGCCGGGTGAACTGCCTTTCCAGACGGATGTGTATATCTTAAAAGGGAACGGAGGTATCGAAACTTTCACACCGCAATTCACCTATCATGGCTTTCAGTATGTATCAGTAAAAACTGATGCGAAACTTGATAAGAACTCTATCGAAGGCTTATTCTACAGCACAGATTTTGAAGAAGCCGGTCATTTCACCAGCTCTGATCCTATGATCAATAAGCTGTACGAAGCAGCCCGTCAATCTTACAGAAGCAATTTCCTCAGTATTCCTACCGACTGTCCACAGCGGGAAAAAAACGGCTGGACAGCAGATGCGCATATCTCCGCAGAAATCGGTCTGTGGAATTACAAATCCGCACCGGGTTACCGCAAGTGGCTGAATGACATCCGGGATGCGCAGACACCGGATGGGTCTATTCCGGGTATTGTTCCTTCCAATGGCTGGGGCTATGACCGCAAGGACTTTACCTTTGGTCCTGCATGGGGTAGTGCACTGCCCATCATCACCTGGTATTTATACCTCTATGAAGGTGACACCGCTGCGGTACGAGAGAACTACGATGCGATCAAAAAATACACCGACCTGCTCACCAGCGAAGCGCAGAACCATATCTTCAAAATGGGCCTGGGCGACTGGATGTCATTGGTAGAAACACCCGTGCCATTTACATCTACAGCCTGTTATTACACCGACGCGGTGTTAGTGTCTAAAATGGCACGTATATTAGGTAAAGACGAGGATGTGACTGCATATACTGCACTGGCAGAAAAGATCAGTGCTGCTTTCAACAAAGAGTATTATAATGCGCAGACCATGCAGTACAATGTGACCACCGCTACAGCTCTCAGTACCACTGTATACCACGAACTGGTGCCCAAACCTGCGTTGACTAAAACAGTCGATCAACTGGCAAAGAAGATCACAGACAACCATTATCATGCTGATTTCGGCGTATTAGGTACCAAATATGTGCTGCCTTCACTCAGTGATAACGGACATGTAGAACTGGCTATGAAAATGCTGACAGATACAGGTTATGCAGGTTGGGCACACTGGATTGCAAACGGTGCCACTTCCCTGTTTGAAGACTGGCCGGGGGAATTATCACATAATCATATCTTTTTTGGAGACTATTGTGCATGGTTCTACAAAACATTGGCGGGTATCCGTCCGGATGAAACAGCGCCCGGGTTTAAGCATTTCTTTATTCAACCTTCATTTGTGTCTCAGCTCACTTTTGCAAAGGCTGATTATCAATGCCGCTATGGTAAGATTGTCTCTTCCTGGAAGCGGGAGGGAAAACAGGTAATATTGGAAGTGGAAGTACCCGCAAATACAACCGCGACATTAAAATTACAAGGTAAGAAAGATCAACTTTTACAACCGGGGAAACATAAGCTAACTATATAA